From a region of the Rhizophagus irregularis chromosome 3, complete sequence genome:
- a CDS encoding Dihydroorotate dehydrogenase (fumarate) gives MASKKKYGERVENFSNKAARELLSLIEHKKTNLSLALDVTTKREFLEIADKAGPYICLLKTHVDILVDFDQDFIEQLKELRTKHEFMIFEDRKFADIGNTVKHQYSKGIYKISEWADITNAHPLPGDGIVSGLKEVGLVLGRGLLLLAEMSSKGSLATGAYTEAAVEMARRHKDFVVGFIAGRKLISDDDKEDFIVMSPGVGLDVSTDGLGQQYRTPRNVILESGSDIIIVGRGIYGSDKDVAVEAQRYRDAGWKAYLERLAN, from the exons atggCTTCAAAGAAGAAATATGGAGAACGTGTTGAAAACTTTTCTAATAAAGCAGCTCGTGAACTTCTCTCTCTTATTGAACATAAGAAAACTAATCTATCACTTGCTCTTGATGTAACTACGAAACGAGAGTTTCTTGAAATAGCTGATAAGGCCGGACCAtacatttgtttattaaaa ACTCATGTAGACATTTTGGTAGATTTTGATCAAGATTTTATTGAACAACTTAAAGAATTGCGAACCAAACACGAATTTATGATCTTTGAAGATAGGAAATTCGCTGATATTG GAAACACAGTGAAGCATCAATATTCCAAAggtatttacaaaatttcagAATGGGCAGATATTACAAATGCACATCCTTTACCTGGTGATGGAATAGTTTCTGGATTAAAAGAAGTGGGATTAGTCTTGGGTCGGGGATTATTACTTCTTGCAGAGATGTCTTCTAAAGGTAGTTTGGCCACTGGAGCATATACAGAAGCTGCAGTAGAAATGGCTCGTAGACATAAAGATTTTGTTGTTGGATTTATTGCTGGACGAAAATTAATTAGCGATGATGATAAAGAAGATTTTATAGTCATGAGCCCTGGAGTTGGACTTGATGTTTCTACGGATGGATTAGGTCAACAGTATAGAACACCTAGGAATGTTATATTGGAAAGTGGCagtgatattattattgtggGCCGTGGAATTTACGGAAGTGACAAAGATGTTGCTGTAGAAGCGCAACGATATAGAGATGCTGGTTGGAAGGCTTATTTAGAAAGATTAGCAAATTAA